The sequence TGCAGGGATGGACGGGTCGAAACAGCCGCAGATTCTGCTCTATCCGGAACAGAAAAGCTGGTTTCAGATGCTTCTGGAAGGCAACCCGCAAGATATTGTCGGCAGTCTGGAGCGGATGGCCATGAGAAGAGTGCTGCATGAGGTGGCGCCGCAGTCGCCCTACAGCGCCATGCTTCGCATGCACGAGATGCTGATGCGGAGCGGAGAGGTGGAGTTGCTTGCTGCCATGCCCTTCGAAATCATCATCCGCTGACGGGCGGGGTCTCCTGCGGAAACGGCAATCGGCTTTTCCGCAGGAGGCGTTGGTTCATGACGTTCAGAATTTGTAGGTCATCGAGCTCTGCGCCCTGAATGCATCGCTGTCGGGGGCGTTCTTGTACTCTGTTCTCCATTGAGACAATTGCACTCCGAGAATGAAGTTCGGCGTGATCTGGTTCACATAACTGGCGAACAGTGAGCGGTTTGCCGAACGGGCGTTGTCGGCAAGATCGCCGTCCTCCGGATCGTCGATACCGCCTCCGATACTGAGCGCCACGGCAGGGGAGTATGCGTACCTGAGTGCAGCCCATCCTCCGCTCGACCTGATTTCCTCAGGTTCCGCACCTTTTGCGTTGACGCCCTGAAAGATCCCTCCCGCATAGTCATCGAGGTTCGATCCGGTGAAATACTCTCCTGCAAGCAGTAACTTCGAGGAGACGGGGAGCAGGAGTTCCAGATTGCAGGACCATGAGGGCAGAGTGAGGTGCGTATTGTTGAGGTCGCTGTCCCACTCCTCCTGGCCGTAGTGGCCCGAAACGGCGATGGTCGCCGGTTTGCCCTCAGCAATCAGCGGAGCGGAGAGCGCAATGCGACCCTGCACGGTCGGCATTGCGGCGTCTTTACCGGTATCGGTAATCCATGTTTCAGTAAGCTTGTTCGATTCGCCGATGTTTCTTGATGCGGCTGCGGCGATTTCCAGACGGCTCTGTTCGGCAACGCTGAACCCTTTTGTCAACCGGAGCTGCGGATGGCGCATGCCGATATTGCCCGATGCCCACATGAGGCCGGGGTCGTCGACGAACGGTATCAGGGATGAGACAAGATCCCAGGTCTGGCCCGCTATGATGCTGAAATCCGAAGCCGGCCAGTACGCCTTGAGGTAGCCGTGCCGCAGCCGGGGGTTGAGGTTGTTTTCCGTGCCGCCACCAAGAAAATCAAGTTCGATATTGCCCGAAAGCTTAAGGTTTTCGCTGTCCGGCCCGCTGAGGTTGATGCCAAGCCTCGTGGCTCCAGCGGTGAGGTTCCATTCGCCGTCGTTATCGCCGCCCTGTACAGGCTTAGCCCAGAGGGCGATATTGCCGGGGTTGATCTGTCCGGTATCGTACGACGCGTCGAAGCGGGCGAATCCGTAGAGCTGCGCTCTTACTCCCGAAGCGGTGGTTACCGCAATGCCTGTCGGCGGCGCGGGTTTTGCGGTCTGAGCGGCCGGAGGGACCGCCACTGCGGCAGCCGGCGCCTGGGCTGGCGTTGTCTGCCGGACAAGTGTTTTCAGTTCGGCAAGTTCCTTTTCGAGCCGGATAACCCTTTCTTCGAGGGTTTCGGCAGCCGTAGCCGCCGGAGGTGCCAGCAGCAGGCCTGCCAGCATGAGCGCATACGGAAGGGCGCGTTTCCTGTTCATGGATGTGTGTGCTTTCAATGGTTTGTTGCTTCGGGTGCAGGTTGCAGAAAAAACCTGAATATACATTCCGGAGGGGAAACCCCGGAACAGGGAAATTGACAGAGCGGTTGTTTGTGCGGCGGAACAGAGAATCGATCTGAACAGAGGAGCAGGACGAACGGTACCGGATCTGAATCCGTAAGCCCTGTGCTTGCCAGCACAGCCGAAGCCTCTGCCCTGGTTTCGGTATCGATAACAATTATGCTCCGAAAATCCTGGCCCTGCCGTGTTCAGAAGCTCCAGAAGTCGCGGTCGAGGTTGCGGTACTGGATGCCCTGCACGAGATGGCGCATTTCGATCGTTTCCGAGCCTTCGAGGTCGGCTATGGTGCGGCTGACTTTGAGGATGCGGTCGTGTGCGCGCGCCGAGAGGTTCAGCATGTTCATGGCGTCCATGAGTTTCTGCGAGCTTTCGGGGGAGAGCGCACAGAATTTTCTGATCAGTTTCGTGTTCATCTGCGCGTTGGTATAGACGCCGGCGCAGGAGGCTGCGGCGAACCGCTCGCGCTGCAGCTCCCGTGCCCGAATGACCCGTGCGCGGATGTTGTGCGAGCTTTCCGAGGCTGAGTCCGAAAACAGTTCGGTGTTTTCCACTTTCGGCACATCGATGTGAATGTCGATCCGATCGAGCAGCGGGCCGGAAATTTTCGAAAGGTAGCGCTGTATCTCCTTGGGCGAGGCGGTCAGGTTGCCGTCCCGGTCCTTGAGGGCACCTGCCGGGCTGGGGTTCATGGCCGCGACAAGCATGAAGCCTGCGGGGTAGCGGGTTGTCACCGATATTCTCGAAACCGTTACCTCCCGGTCTTCGAGCGGCTGGCGCAGCACTTCGAGGGCGCTTCGGGTGAATTCGGGGAGCTCGTCGAGAAAGAGAATGCCGTTGTGCGCAAGGCTCACTTCGCCCGGTTTCGCAGTTGTGCCGCCCCCGATCAGCGCGACGTTGCTGGTGGTGTGGTGCGGGTTACGGAAGGGACGCGTTACCATGAGCGGCCGGTCTTTTTCAAGCAGGTTCGCTACGGAGTAGATTTTTGTGGTTTCGAGCGATTCCTCGAATCCAAGAGGCGGCAGGATGCCGGGCAGAGCCTTGGCGAGCATGGTTTTGCCGCTGCCCGGAGGCCCGATCATGAGCAGATTGTGTCCGCCGGCGGCGGCGATTTCAAGGGCCTTCTTGGCGGCCTGCTGCCCCTTGATGTCGGCAAAATCAACGGGATATTCAGGCTCTTCGGAAAAGAGCTCGGATACGTTCACTTCAACCGGCGGTCGGCTCTCTTTGCCGTTCAGAAGCTCCGCGGTTTCGTTCAGGGTTTCTACGCCGTACACCCGGATATCGGCTTTTGACGCCGATACTGCCACGGCGGCTTCCGCCGCGTTGGAAAGGGGCAGAATGATTCTGTCGATTTTCTCCCTGGCTGCCATGATCGCAACCGGCAAGGCTCCGTTTACCCTGCGTATCGAGCCGTCGAGGGCGAGCTCACCCATGATGAGGGTGTTTCTGAACCGGTGATCGACCAGTTTCAGGGAGCCGAGCAGTCCGATGGCGACAGACAGGTCGAAAGCGGTTCCCTCTTTTTTGATGTCGGCTGGAGCGAGGTTGACCGTTACCTTTTTCGGCGGCATGTCGAAGCCGGAATTCTTTATGGCGGTGAGTATCCGTTCGCGGCTTTCCCGTATTGCGTTGTCCGGAAGACCGACCACGGTGAATGAAGGGATGCCTCCCGATACATTGGTTTCCACATCAACCTTGACGGCGTCGATGCCTATAAGGGTCGCTGCTGAGAGTCTTGAAAGCATGGGCGTATGGTAAGAGTGGTTCTGAACGTCAATGGTTTCGGTTTCTGATTGAAATATATGGCTATTTCTTTGCTGTTACTGCTGAAAAATACCGTTTTCTGTGTACATCCGCTTTATTTCGTAACCCGACAGCGTTGTCGATTTTCCGGTTTCGTCGTTTATCCCGCTCTATCGGGACTCCGTCCGCGCTTGTAATTACCCGCGCTCATTCATGGAGCCTGCTCGTTGACCGCCCATCACACTTTATGGATGCGCCCTTTTTTTCTGATGGGCCTGAATATTACCCTGTGGTTCGAAGGCCGCCGGAAATGGCGTTGACCGTCAGAAAAAGCTCCGGCAGCATGCCGTCGGCTTCTTCATCCATGCCGGTATGACGGAGTTCCCGCCAGCGCTTCAGGAGAGTGATCTGCTGCTGGTGCAGCATGGCGAGTCCTTCGCGTCGGGGGGCAATGAACCGGTTGACGTTGAGTCGCTGGGTTTCAAGCGGTTCGGCGAAAAGTATTTCGATATAGGTTTTTGTTCGCTGGTATTCGGCTTCGATCATGCCGAGGATGCGTTCCCTGACAGTAGTGTCGGTGACCAGCCCGGCGTATTTTTGCATGATCTCCGGATCGGCAGAGGCAATGCCGGCGTCGGCATTGCTGACGATGTTGCGAAGCGGCGGCCATACATGGCTGCGGAAGCGGATTTCATCGAAGGTTTCCGGATCGATGCTGTGCAGGGCTTCAAGCGCAGATCCGACTCCGTACCATCCCGAAAGCGCAAAACGGGCCTGGTTCCAGCTGAAGACCCAGGGGATTGCCCGAAGATCCGCAAGGGTGGCTTTGCCGCTCCTTCTCGATGGCCGTGAGCCTATCCGGTTCGATTCAATAATATCAATGGGTGTGGCTTCCCTGAAAAAGGTCAGAAATCCTTCGGTTTCGATGAGCTGCCTGTATGCGGAATGGCTTTTTTCGGACAGCAGATCCATGATCGGTTCAAGGGGGTATTCTGTTTTTTTCCTTTGCTGCTGCCTGATTACGGAGCCGGCAATTCCAGCCATGAAGAGTTCGAGATTATAGACGGCGCTGATGCGGTTCGCATATTTTTGAGCGATGGTTTCTCCCTGCTCGGTAAAGCACATTCCGGCCCGGAACGATCCGTAGGGCTGTGCCTTGATGAACCGGTGGGTCGGTCCGGCACCCCGACTGATGCTTCCGCCCCTGCCATGAAAAAACAGGATATCGGTTCCGCAAAGCCTGCCGGCTTCGAGCAGCGCTTCCTGTGCCCGGTAGAGCGTCCAGGTGCTTGCGAAAATGCCACCATCCTTGTTGCTGTCGCTGTATCCGATCATGACCTCCTGAACCCGCCGTGCCTTTCCGGCCTTTTTTCTCCGGTATTCGAGACTTCTTGCGGTTACGGGATGGAGAAGGAACTCCTGCAATATTCCCGGGCTTTTTTTCAGGTCGTCGATGGTTTCAAAAAGCGGAACGACGGGGAGCAGGCAGGCGTCGCCGTCGCCGGAAGGGGTCATCAGTCCGACCTCCCTGGCAAAAAGATAGACAACGAGAAGGTCCGAAACATTTCTGGTCATGCTCACGATAAGGGAGCCCAGACCGTCGGTTCCGTACTGTTTACCGTGATCGAGCAATACCCTGTAGCAGGCGAGGAGAGCTTCGGCTTCGGGTCCGGCCGTCATATCCGGATGGGTAAATGGCCGGGGAGAGTGCAGTTCCCGGTCGAGAAACGCTCTTCTTTCGCATTCGTCCCACTCCAGGAAGCCGCTTCCGTCGAGACCGGCTGCCGTCATCAGCTGGGAAAGCGCAAGGTCGTGAAAGCGGCTGTTCTGACGGATGTCCAGCGATCCGAGATGGAAGCCGAATGTCTGCACGATCCGGAATACCGGCGCGACATCCGTATCGGCAATGCAGTGGGCCCCTATTCCCGTCAGGGACTCTCTCAGGAGAGTGAGGTCTTCAAGGAGTTCGGCCGCATCCATGTAGCAGCATGGTTCGGAGGGAGTTCTGATGGCGTCGGATACTCCTGTTTCAAGCGGAAGAGAGGCGATCATGAGGTTGATGAACTGCCTCCATGGTTCATGGCGGTTTCTCCGCATGGCTTCCCGCCCTTTCTCTCCGAGACTTCCGGCGAGATGTTCGATGCGACGGGCAAGCGGGG comes from Chlorobium limicola DSM 245 and encodes:
- a CDS encoding YifB family Mg chelatase-like AAA ATPase; translated protein: MLSRLSAATLIGIDAVKVDVETNVSGGIPSFTVVGLPDNAIRESRERILTAIKNSGFDMPPKKVTVNLAPADIKKEGTAFDLSVAIGLLGSLKLVDHRFRNTLIMGELALDGSIRRVNGALPVAIMAAREKIDRIILPLSNAAEAAVAVSASKADIRVYGVETLNETAELLNGKESRPPVEVNVSELFSEEPEYPVDFADIKGQQAAKKALEIAAAGGHNLLMIGPPGSGKTMLAKALPGILPPLGFEESLETTKIYSVANLLEKDRPLMVTRPFRNPHHTTSNVALIGGGTTAKPGEVSLAHNGILFLDELPEFTRSALEVLRQPLEDREVTVSRISVTTRYPAGFMLVAAMNPSPAGALKDRDGNLTASPKEIQRYLSKISGPLLDRIDIHIDVPKVENTELFSDSASESSHNIRARVIRARELQRERFAAASCAGVYTNAQMNTKLIRKFCALSPESSQKLMDAMNMLNLSARAHDRILKVSRTIADLEGSETIEMRHLVQGIQYRNLDRDFWSF
- a CDS encoding phosphoenolpyruvate carboxylase gives rise to the protein MITSTSSVIDFEKAERDTTFLLECFREVLRDLGEHELADHLPFENAGIPLERYPNTERALQAFSIFFQLLNMAEENSGAQNRRALEAEKGLEHLTGLWGRTLGRLRDTGIAETEILTLLPEIAVNAVLTAHPTEAKRKTVLEQHRQLYLLLVKRENQMWTPQEQLEIRNEIKVVMERLWRTGEILFDKPEVSAERRNVIHYLCNIFPEVLPLLDKRLLQAWKGTGFDPAKLSDPRSLPRLSFGSWVGGDRDGHPLVTAEVTEETLADMRSNALMLVLRHLRELASKLSLSERLHAPGAPLARRIEHLAGSLGEKGREAMRRNRHEPWRQFINLMIASLPLETGVSDAIRTPSEPCCYMDAAELLEDLTLLRESLTGIGAHCIADTDVAPVFRIVQTFGFHLGSLDIRQNSRFHDLALSQLMTAAGLDGSGFLEWDECERRAFLDRELHSPRPFTHPDMTAGPEAEALLACYRVLLDHGKQYGTDGLGSLIVSMTRNVSDLLVVYLFAREVGLMTPSGDGDACLLPVVPLFETIDDLKKSPGILQEFLLHPVTARSLEYRRKKAGKARRVQEVMIGYSDSNKDGGIFASTWTLYRAQEALLEAGRLCGTDILFFHGRGGSISRGAGPTHRFIKAQPYGSFRAGMCFTEQGETIAQKYANRISAVYNLELFMAGIAGSVIRQQQRKKTEYPLEPIMDLLSEKSHSAYRQLIETEGFLTFFREATPIDIIESNRIGSRPSRRSGKATLADLRAIPWVFSWNQARFALSGWYGVGSALEALHSIDPETFDEIRFRSHVWPPLRNIVSNADAGIASADPEIMQKYAGLVTDTTVRERILGMIEAEYQRTKTYIEILFAEPLETQRLNVNRFIAPRREGLAMLHQQQITLLKRWRELRHTGMDEEADGMLPELFLTVNAISGGLRTTG